From the Solibacillus sp. FSL R5-0449 genome, one window contains:
- a CDS encoding GTP pyrophosphokinase family protein, producing MGQWEVFLSPYRQAVDELKIKLKGMRSQFGIMSANSPIEFVTGRVKPLASIYDKSLDKGIPFEPTARLGNELQDIAGLRIMCQFVDDIATVTELIRQRNDMRVIEEKDYITHSKPSGYRSHHMIIEYPVETIQGCIVVVAEIQIRTLAMNFWASIEHSMNYKYKGIFPEEIKNRLQSAAEAAFRLDEEMSSIRSEIQEAQAYFSEIKEATNTAIHKSTDKEERDN from the coding sequence TTGGGGCAGTGGGAAGTATTTTTGAGTCCATATCGACAAGCTGTGGATGAACTTAAAATTAAATTAAAAGGGATGCGTTCGCAATTTGGTATTATGAGTGCCAATTCGCCAATCGAATTTGTTACAGGCCGTGTAAAACCACTTGCCAGTATATATGACAAATCGCTTGATAAAGGGATACCATTCGAACCGACTGCGCGTTTAGGAAATGAATTGCAAGATATTGCTGGATTACGGATTATGTGTCAGTTCGTTGATGATATTGCTACTGTAACGGAGCTAATACGCCAGCGTAATGATATGAGAGTTATCGAGGAAAAGGATTATATTACACATAGTAAACCGAGTGGCTATCGTTCACACCATATGATTATTGAGTATCCGGTTGAAACGATTCAAGGGTGCATCGTTGTCGTGGCGGAAATTCAAATTCGAACATTGGCAATGAACTTCTGGGCATCCATTGAGCATTCTATGAACTATAAGTATAAAGGGATTTTCCCTGAAGAAATAAAAAATCGACTGCAAAGCGCAGCCGAGGCAGCATTCCGGTTAGATGAAGAAATGTCCTCCATTAGAAGTGAAATTCAAGAGGCACAGGCATATTTCAGTGAAATAAAAGAAGCAACGAATACAGCTATCCATAAGTCGACTGACAAAGAGGAGCGTGACAATTAA
- a CDS encoding NAD kinase: MKFSIQSRRDDQSNELMELAKSYLIDFGLQFDEQEPEIVLSIGGDGTLLHAFHRYLHRLDKTAFVGIHTGHLGFYADWKPSELEKLVLSIAKKEYNVVEYPLLEVQVHRLHSESSTFLALNEATIKSPDVTLVMDVELNGEHFERFRGDGLCISTPSGSTAYNKALGGAIIHPTLQALQITEMASINNRVFRTVGSSLVLPAHHNCVLKPVHEQQFNMTVDHISMTETDVKSITFNVANEKVRFARFRPFPFWERVHDSFISNE; the protein is encoded by the coding sequence ATGAAGTTTTCAATACAATCACGCAGAGATGACCAATCAAATGAATTGATGGAGCTCGCAAAATCTTATTTAATTGATTTCGGTTTACAATTTGATGAACAAGAGCCTGAAATTGTTCTTTCGATTGGCGGCGATGGAACATTACTCCATGCTTTCCACCGCTATTTGCACCGTCTGGATAAAACAGCTTTTGTCGGAATCCATACAGGACATTTAGGTTTTTATGCCGATTGGAAACCTTCAGAGCTGGAAAAGTTAGTATTGTCGATTGCCAAAAAGGAATACAATGTCGTGGAATACCCGTTGCTGGAAGTACAGGTACACCGCCTGCATTCCGAATCCAGTACGTTTCTGGCGTTGAATGAAGCGACGATTAAATCGCCGGACGTAACGCTTGTGATGGATGTGGAACTGAACGGCGAGCATTTTGAACGCTTCCGTGGGGACGGTTTATGTATTTCGACACCTTCGGGCAGTACAGCTTACAACAAAGCGCTGGGCGGAGCGATTATTCACCCGACATTGCAGGCTTTGCAAATAACGGAAATGGCATCGATCAACAACCGTGTGTTCCGGACAGTAGGGTCTTCCCTAGTATTGCCGGCACATCATAACTGTGTACTTAAACCCGTACATGAACAGCAATTTAATATGACGGTCGATCATATTAGCATGACGGAAACAGATGTAAAGTCCATTACATTTAATGTGGCAAATGAAAAAGTGCGTTTTGCACGTTTCAGACCATTCCCGTTTTGGGAACGTGTGCATGATTCATTTATCTCGAATGAATAG
- a CDS encoding RluA family pseudouridine synthase, with product MDKRFQLQFTNKVNQELLRDAIAHWGISKRALTAIKFDGGALLVNGEERNVRHRLAEGDVVTIIFPVEEASEGLIPVQGKLSVVYEDEAVLLVNKPAFMSSIPSREHPNNSLANLVYGYFEQQQLASTVHIVTRLDRDTSGLMLIAKHRHIHHLMSEQQKKGQIHREYEAVAEGIIEQTQQSIIAPIGRKDTSIIEREVRPDGQFAHTDVTVLARKNNMTYIRLKLHTGRTHQIRVHMAYIGHPLVGDELYGGNHTFIDRQALHCRYIEFEHPLTKERVHFESKLPDEIATLIN from the coding sequence ATGGATAAACGATTTCAATTACAATTTACCAATAAGGTCAATCAGGAGCTTTTGCGTGATGCAATTGCTCACTGGGGCATTTCAAAGCGTGCATTGACTGCCATTAAATTTGATGGTGGGGCACTTTTAGTTAACGGAGAAGAAAGAAATGTGCGGCATCGTCTGGCAGAAGGCGATGTTGTGACAATTATTTTCCCGGTAGAAGAAGCAAGCGAAGGGCTGATACCGGTACAAGGAAAATTGTCTGTAGTGTATGAGGACGAGGCAGTGCTCCTTGTCAACAAACCGGCCTTTATGAGCTCGATTCCTTCTAGGGAACACCCGAATAATTCGCTTGCCAACCTTGTATACGGCTATTTTGAACAGCAGCAGCTAGCGTCGACTGTTCATATCGTGACAAGACTTGACCGTGATACATCCGGGCTGATGCTTATAGCGAAGCATCGTCATATCCATCATTTAATGAGTGAACAGCAAAAAAAGGGACAAATTCACCGTGAATATGAAGCAGTAGCAGAAGGAATCATAGAACAAACTCAGCAATCCATTATCGCACCGATCGGGCGGAAGGATACGAGTATTATTGAACGTGAAGTACGGCCGGATGGACAATTTGCCCATACGGATGTAACGGTGCTGGCTCGTAAAAATAATATGACCTATATTCGCCTGAAGCTTCATACAGGAAGAACCCATCAAATACGTGTTCACATGGCTTATATTGGCCATCCATTAGTGGGGGATGAATTATACGGGGGCAATCATACATTCATTGACCGTCAGGCACTCCATTGCCGCTACATTGAATTTGAACACCCGTTAACGAAAGAAAGAGTACACTTTGAAAGCAAGCTCCCGGACGAGATTGCTACATTGATTAACTAA